In Candidatus Omnitrophota bacterium, a single genomic region encodes these proteins:
- a CDS encoding DUF1009 domain-containing protein — translation MNKVGLIAGGGTLPLEFIKSAKKQGDQVVVFALNQMALPEVEREADRIYWLDFGQYAKFMFLLVKERLRQIALVGKVDKSVIYKDGQLDNDSREGLESLGDRSDYSILEEATRRLAQVGVEVIDCKRYLSHLLPGKGVLGAVTPAGNVQKDIEFGFGMAKKLAEADIGQTVIVKDGAVVAVEAMEGTDATIERASSIAGKGCVMVKVSRPQQDMRWDVPTVGIRTAEMLAENGYTALAIESARMYLLDRDEFIETADASGITIQAL, via the coding sequence ATGAACAAGGTAGGTCTCATAGCTGGAGGGGGAACATTGCCCCTTGAATTCATCAAGTCCGCGAAAAAACAGGGGGACCAGGTGGTGGTGTTCGCCCTGAACCAGATGGCGCTGCCAGAGGTCGAGAGAGAGGCCGACAGGATATACTGGCTTGATTTCGGGCAGTATGCCAAATTCATGTTCCTGCTGGTAAAAGAGAGGCTGCGACAGATCGCTCTGGTCGGGAAGGTCGATAAAAGCGTTATATATAAGGACGGTCAGCTTGACAATGATTCAAGGGAGGGTCTAGAGTCACTGGGAGACAGGAGCGATTATTCCATCCTGGAGGAAGCCACCAGGCGCCTCGCTCAAGTAGGGGTTGAAGTTATAGACTGCAAGAGGTACCTTTCGCATCTGCTGCCGGGTAAAGGCGTTCTGGGCGCGGTGACTCCGGCTGGAAACGTCCAGAAGGATATAGAGTTTGGCTTCGGCATGGCAAAAAAACTGGCCGAGGCGGACATAGGACAGACGGTTATCGTCAAAGACGGAGCCGTGGTAGCCGTCGAGGCCATGGAAGGTACGGATGCCACCATAGAAAGAGCCAGCAGTATCGCCGGCAAGGGTTGCGTTATGGTCAAGGTCAGCCGGCCCCAGCAGGACATGAGATGGGACGTCCCCACCGTCGGCATCCGCACCGCTGAAATGCTTGCCGAGAACGGCTACACCGCGCTGGCCATAGAAAGCGCTCGTATGTACCTGTTGGACAGGGATGAATTCATAGAAACGGCGGATGCCTCCGGAATAACCATCCAGGCCCTTTGA
- a CDS encoding aminoacyl-tRNA hydrolase, whose amino-acid sequence MKIIAGLGNPGLRYRNTRHNAGFMVVKTLAKRHRLPVRKKGFGGVYGTGRIKGRQVMLFEPLTLMNRSGEAVKSVCSAHLEEKEDLLVLSDDVNIPFGTIRIRGKGSAGGHNGLRSVIEHIGADFARLRIGIAPEEEVEDLAQYVLSPFPRKKRQQLAELIEKAADAVETWVEKDITETMNRHNSPS is encoded by the coding sequence ATGAAAATAATCGCAGGACTAGGCAATCCGGGATTACGCTACAGGAACACCAGGCATAACGCCGGTTTCATGGTGGTGAAGACCCTGGCGAAACGACACCGGCTGCCCGTGCGCAAAAAAGGATTTGGCGGGGTTTACGGCACTGGCCGTATCAAGGGACGCCAGGTCATGCTCTTTGAGCCGTTAACGTTAATGAACCGCTCCGGCGAAGCGGTGAAATCGGTATGCTCCGCTCATCTTGAGGAGAAGGAAGACCTTCTTGTGTTGAGTGACGATGTCAATATACCCTTCGGGACAATTCGCATAAGAGGCAAGGGTTCCGCCGGAGGGCATAACGGGCTTCGGTCGGTAATAGAGCACATCGGCGCGGATTTCGCCAGGCTGAGGATAGGTATAGCCCCGGAGGAAGAAGTCGAGGATCTGGCTCAATATGTTCTGTCACCTTTTCCCCGAAAAAAAAGGCAGCAACTTGCCGAGCTTATCGAGAAGGCGGCCGATGCTGTGGAAACATGGGTGGAGAAGGACATAACTGAGACCATGAATAGGCATAACTCCCCTTCGTAG
- the rpsF gene encoding 30S ribosomal protein S6 codes for MENTRSYSGLFIIIPEKQDSLDEMKQVINSVITENAGNIVKENMMGKRTLAYPIKKKEEGIYYEVTFDAAPESIAQMMKLFRINTDILRTLIDKNT; via the coding sequence ATGGAAAACACTAGATCTTATTCGGGATTGTTCATAATCATCCCCGAAAAACAGGATTCTCTGGACGAAATGAAGCAGGTGATCAATTCCGTCATCACGGAGAACGCCGGCAATATCGTAAAAGAGAACATGATGGGCAAGAGAACCTTGGCCTATCCTATCAAGAAGAAAGAGGAAGGCATATATTACGAGGTAACATTCGATGCCGCTCCTGAATCCATCGCACAGATGATGAAACTGTTCAGGATAAATACCGATATCCTCAGGACGCTGATAGACAAGAACACTTAA
- the lpxC gene encoding UDP-3-O-[3-hydroxymyristoyl] N-acetylglucosamine deacetylase → MVSNQRTIKERVRFLGKGLQTGRPVEMVCIPADIGNGVAFSRKDAPEGSRLRLKDDILKDGAKRRTTLGKGAFALQTVEHFLASLWALGIDNMEIEVKGPELPVMDGSALGFLSPLKEAGVIEQTELRREIKIDRTISVEEGESSLEISPADKLSVSYLIDYDVPCIERENFEIELDADSFEKEIAPARTFCLKREAFFLLFSGMGRGANLNNTLVLGNRGPLWTEFRFPNEPVRHKVLDLVGDLYMMGVPVIGKVVAKKSGHSLNGRLVKRIYESYIKAV, encoded by the coding sequence ATGGTGTCTAACCAGAGAACTATCAAGGAAAGGGTGCGCTTCCTGGGTAAGGGTCTTCAGACCGGGCGGCCGGTCGAGATGGTCTGTATACCGGCCGATATCGGTAACGGCGTTGCTTTCAGCAGAAAAGACGCGCCCGAAGGGTCGAGGCTGCGCCTTAAGGACGACATTCTCAAGGACGGAGCCAAAAGAAGAACGACCCTCGGCAAAGGTGCTTTCGCCCTTCAGACGGTCGAACATTTTCTTGCTTCGTTATGGGCTCTGGGCATTGATAATATGGAGATAGAGGTCAAGGGTCCGGAACTTCCGGTTATGGACGGCAGCGCTCTGGGGTTTCTTTCTCCGCTTAAGGAAGCCGGTGTCATCGAACAGACCGAACTGCGCAGGGAAATCAAGATCGACAGGACCATCAGCGTGGAGGAAGGCGAAAGCTCACTTGAGATATCGCCCGCAGACAAGTTAAGTGTTTCGTATCTCATTGATTATGATGTTCCCTGCATAGAACGGGAGAATTTCGAGATAGAGCTTGACGCGGATTCGTTCGAAAAGGAAATAGCTCCGGCAAGGACCTTCTGCCTTAAGCGTGAGGCGTTTTTTCTTTTGTTCTCCGGGATGGGGCGGGGAGCCAACCTGAACAATACCCTGGTCCTGGGCAACAGAGGCCCCCTCTGGACCGAGTTCAGGTTCCCCAATGAGCCTGTCAGGCACAAGGTGCTGGACCTGGTAGGGGACCTTTACATGATGGGTGTACCCGTTATCGGCAAGGTCGTCGCCAAAAAGTCAGGCCACAGCCTTAACGGGCGCCTTGTCAAAAGGATATACGAAAGCTACATAAAGGCAGTATAA
- a CDS encoding 50S ribosomal protein L9 — MKVILLKDMDKLGEVGDEVQVKDGYARNYLIPRKIAMESSKGALQVIEKKKKEKALRQERLRQESEQMAEKIKSLSCTISMEAGEEDKLFGAVTSDMIAETLRSEGVEVDKKQILLDQPLKALGVYNVDVRLHPEVTAQARVWVVKK; from the coding sequence GTGAAAGTAATACTGCTCAAAGACATGGATAAGCTCGGCGAGGTCGGTGACGAAGTACAGGTCAAGGACGGATACGCCCGCAACTACCTTATCCCCAGAAAGATCGCCATGGAGTCCAGCAAGGGCGCCTTGCAGGTGATCGAAAAAAAGAAGAAGGAAAAGGCTCTCAGGCAGGAGCGCCTCAGGCAGGAGAGCGAGCAGATGGCCGAGAAGATCAAATCCCTCTCCTGCACCATATCGATGGAAGCGGGGGAGGAAGACAAGCTTTTCGGAGCTGTCACTTCCGATATGATCGCCGAGACCCTCAGGTCCGAAGGCGTTGAGGTGGACAAGAAACAGATACTCCTGGACCAGCCCCTTAAAGCTCTGGGTGTATATAACGTCGACGTGCGTTTACATCCCGAAGTCACCGCCCAGGCAAGGGTATGGGTGGTTAAGAAGTAA
- a CDS encoding gfo/Idh/MocA family oxidoreductase, with translation MEKLRVAVVGTGHLGSFHAKVYSTISRRSPIELVGVCDKNKKAAKEVGKRYNVPYCTDYHELLDKTDAVSIVVPTTLHYQVAKDFLKAGKHVLIEKPITKTLEEADELIKLAEEKNLVLQVGHIERFNSAVRAIEPLILQPKFIECQRLGSIKRKKRIKDVGVVLDLMIHDIDIILGLVNSKVKDIEAVGISTVSDHEDLANVRLTFQNNMIADITASRVTKEETRKIRIFQEQSYILLDFKHQEAFLFLKSDEELEKQKIRIRKKDALKVELKSFIDCVRKDKKPVVSGQEGRQALQVALDILEKINSNQASLL, from the coding sequence ATGGAAAAACTGCGAGTAGCTGTTGTAGGAACGGGCCACCTCGGCTCTTTTCACGCCAAAGTTTATTCGACGATCTCCAGAAGGTCGCCGATAGAACTTGTTGGAGTATGCGACAAGAATAAAAAAGCCGCCAAAGAGGTCGGCAAAAGGTATAACGTTCCTTATTGCACCGATTACCACGAGCTCCTGGATAAAACGGACGCCGTCAGTATAGTCGTCCCCACCACTCTGCATTACCAGGTGGCAAAGGATTTCCTGAAAGCGGGCAAACACGTCCTTATAGAAAAACCCATTACCAAGACGCTTGAGGAAGCGGATGAGCTTATAAAGCTCGCCGAAGAAAAGAACCTGGTCCTCCAGGTGGGGCACATCGAAAGGTTCAATTCAGCGGTGCGGGCGATAGAACCGCTGATCCTGCAGCCCAAATTCATCGAATGCCAGAGACTGGGGTCCATCAAAAGAAAAAAACGCATAAAGGATGTCGGCGTGGTTCTGGACTTGATGATACACGATATTGACATCATACTCGGTCTGGTAAACTCAAAGGTCAAGGATATCGAAGCGGTCGGGATAAGCACTGTTTCCGATCACGAGGACCTGGCCAACGTGCGTCTTACCTTCCAGAACAACATGATAGCCGACATCACCGCAAGCCGCGTGACCAAGGAAGAGACCCGCAAGATACGCATCTTCCAGGAACAATCCTACATCCTCCTGGATTTCAAGCACCAGGAAGCGTTCCTTTTCTTGAAATCGGACGAAGAGCTGGAAAAGCAGAAGATCCGCATAAGGAAAAAGGACGCGCTCAAAGTCGAACTGAAATCCTTTATAGACTGCGTGCGCAAGGACAAAAAACCGGTGGTCTCCGGCCAGGAAGGCCGCCAGGCCCTGCAGGTGGCGCTGGATATACTCGAGAAGATAAACAGCAACCAGGCCTCACTGCTATAA
- the ssb gene encoding single-stranded DNA-binding protein translates to MAASLNKVFLMGNLTRDPELRYVPSGTAVANFTVAVNRPYKDSSGEKKEDVSFIRVVVWGKMAEICGEYLSKGRPVLVEGRLKSRSWEDQSGQKRSALDVVAVNVQFLGSRSGAQRNEGAPQQAETSGRHDNNIESIDVDEPGADEAPF, encoded by the coding sequence ATGGCTGCTAGCTTGAACAAGGTATTTCTTATGGGGAACCTTACAAGGGATCCCGAACTTCGTTACGTACCCAGCGGCACGGCTGTTGCGAACTTCACAGTGGCGGTAAACCGCCCTTACAAGGATAGTTCCGGAGAGAAGAAGGAGGATGTCTCCTTTATTCGCGTCGTGGTCTGGGGCAAGATGGCCGAGATATGCGGTGAATATCTCAGCAAAGGCAGGCCGGTCCTGGTGGAGGGCAGGCTCAAGTCCCGTTCATGGGAGGACCAGTCGGGGCAGAAGAGAAGCGCGCTGGATGTTGTCGCCGTGAACGTTCAGTTCCTGGGTTCCAGAAGCGGCGCCCAGAGAAATGAAGGCGCTCCCCAGCAGGCTGAAACCTCCGGAAGGCATGATAACAACATAGAATCGATAGACGTTGATGAACCGGGAGCCGACGAGGCTCCATTTTAA
- the fabZ gene encoding 3-hydroxyacyl-ACP dehydratase FabZ, which produces MGGKTIDIKKIMEYLPHRYPFLLVDRVIDYKEKEWIKAIKNVTMNELFFQGHFPGEPIMPGVLQIEALAQAGGILAMMGEEAGDKLAFFMTINNAKFRKPVQPGDQLVFDVRVEKISRKSIVQTHGEARVDGDLVCEADLMFSLVDKGKSQK; this is translated from the coding sequence ATGGGCGGGAAAACGATCGACATCAAAAAAATTATGGAGTATCTGCCACACAGGTATCCTTTTCTTCTGGTAGACCGGGTCATCGATTACAAGGAAAAGGAGTGGATAAAGGCCATCAAGAACGTCACCATGAACGAATTATTCTTTCAGGGGCATTTCCCGGGAGAACCGATCATGCCCGGCGTGCTGCAGATAGAAGCTCTGGCCCAGGCCGGGGGGATACTCGCTATGATGGGAGAAGAGGCCGGCGACAAACTCGCTTTCTTCATGACCATTAACAACGCCAAATTCCGCAAACCCGTTCAGCCGGGGGATCAGCTGGTCTTTGATGTCAGGGTCGAGAAAATATCCAGAAAGAGCATTGTCCAGACTCATGGGGAAGCCAGGGTCGACGGCGACCTCGTCTGCGAAGCGGACCTCATGTTCAGTCTGGTGGACAAGGGAAAATCGCAGAAATGA
- the rpsR gene encoding 30S ribosomal protein S18, translated as MKKTRRVFKKKPCRLCKDKVEKLDYKDVELLKKFISDRGKIIPPRLTGSCAKHQRMISNAIKKARLAALLPFVKVKEGLARGRRRR; from the coding sequence GTGAAAAAAACCAGAAGGGTTTTCAAGAAGAAGCCCTGCAGGTTATGCAAGGACAAGGTCGAGAAGCTCGATTACAAGGACGTGGAACTTTTAAAGAAGTTCATTTCCGACAGAGGCAAGATAATACCCCCAAGACTGACCGGCAGTTGCGCGAAACACCAGCGGATGATATCAAATGCCATCAAAAAAGCGCGCCTGGCGGCTCTTCTGCCCTTCGTTAAGGTCAAGGAAGGTCTTGCGAGAGGACGAAGAAGGAGATAA
- the bamA gene encoding outer membrane protein assembly factor BamA has translation MKRKILVTLLIITFAFSLGCVSTWAQSGSKRISDIKVRGNYAISKATIINRLKIKPGDVFDETALNKELKRLYATGYFSDVFVETEERPEGMVVIFTVVEKPVVEKIEFRGNSKISTRRLSKEIATKEGVLLDFNLLSQDVADIQKYYIEQGYSRVSVDYKIEKDPKTGKAVVVFTINEGMAQRIKAIYFEGNKSIPSGELQKYMATKTAWWFIRKGAFDQQKFEADLDRIRAIYRNKGFLDARVTYKQTLSEDGKDLYLTVVIEEGKQYMVGDVSVDGQLAFPEMEINERVKVRPGDPFDYERIKEDIERIRSFYYDRGYMNAEVDLQHRFNPSTGRMDLKYRIIAHDEVFVGRINIIGNTRTKDKVIRRELRVYPGEKYDGKKLKKSKERIYNLGFFEDVYFDTLQTKEQDVKNLNVTVKETKTGELSFGGGYSSVDAFLGFAQIRQRNFDLLNFPTFTGGGQDLVIRAEMGSARTNYFLSWTDPWIFDMPYLFGFDVYREERDRYNKTGWGYDERRMGGSLRLGKEITDELSTGLIYNLEEVKISNVDSNATNALRRELGENWLSRLTWNTSYDIRDNKYSPTKGLVATLSLENAGGFLGGDKDFVKGYGSISWYHSIIEQVVLELRLRGGGVEPYGDSDEVPIYERFFAGGATTIRGYKQRGVGPRDKGTNAALGGRALLIGNAEVTFPIWKNLVKGAVFYDIGNVWEKFDFSGTKDDTGFKSGTGVGVRVKTPIGPVKLDYGFPLSDNYDDKKEGQFYFSVSHGF, from the coding sequence ATGAAAAGAAAAATACTCGTGACACTGCTTATTATTACCTTTGCTTTCAGTCTGGGCTGCGTGTCCACGTGGGCGCAATCCGGATCCAAGCGCATAAGTGATATCAAGGTCAGGGGTAACTATGCCATCAGCAAGGCCACTATAATCAACAGACTTAAGATCAAGCCCGGGGACGTTTTCGACGAGACCGCGCTGAACAAGGAGCTCAAGCGCCTTTACGCGACGGGTTATTTCAGTGATGTTTTCGTGGAGACCGAAGAGCGTCCGGAAGGAATGGTGGTCATCTTTACCGTTGTCGAAAAACCGGTGGTCGAGAAAATAGAGTTCAGGGGAAATTCAAAGATAAGCACCAGACGCCTCAGCAAGGAGATAGCCACCAAGGAAGGGGTCCTTCTTGACTTCAACCTTCTTTCGCAGGACGTTGCCGACATACAGAAATATTACATAGAACAGGGGTATAGCCGCGTGTCCGTCGATTACAAGATCGAAAAAGACCCCAAAACGGGCAAGGCCGTTGTTGTCTTCACCATTAACGAGGGCATGGCGCAGAGGATAAAGGCGATCTATTTCGAAGGCAATAAAAGCATACCTTCCGGCGAGCTCCAGAAGTACATGGCCACCAAGACGGCATGGTGGTTCATACGCAAAGGTGCCTTTGACCAGCAGAAGTTCGAGGCGGACCTCGATCGCATCAGGGCAATCTACAGGAACAAGGGGTTTCTGGACGCACGGGTCACGTACAAACAGACCCTGTCGGAGGACGGCAAGGACCTGTACCTGACAGTGGTCATTGAGGAAGGCAAACAGTACATGGTGGGGGATGTCTCCGTAGACGGCCAGCTCGCCTTCCCGGAGATGGAGATAAACGAGCGGGTAAAGGTAAGACCCGGCGATCCGTTCGATTATGAAAGGATAAAAGAGGACATAGAACGCATCCGCTCCTTTTATTACGACAGGGGTTACATGAACGCCGAAGTGGACCTGCAGCACAGGTTCAACCCTTCCACGGGGAGGATGGACCTTAAATACAGGATAATCGCCCACGATGAGGTTTTTGTCGGCAGGATAAACATAATCGGCAATACCCGCACCAAGGACAAGGTCATACGCAGGGAGCTCAGGGTCTACCCCGGCGAGAAATATGACGGGAAGAAGCTCAAAAAGAGTAAAGAGAGGATATACAACCTCGGGTTCTTTGAGGACGTGTATTTCGACACCCTCCAGACAAAAGAACAGGATGTCAAGAACCTCAACGTGACGGTCAAGGAGACCAAGACCGGGGAGCTTTCCTTCGGCGGCGGGTACAGTTCCGTGGACGCCTTCCTAGGCTTCGCCCAGATCAGGCAGAGGAACTTCGATCTTCTTAATTTTCCCACATTCACCGGCGGAGGACAGGACCTCGTAATAAGAGCTGAGATGGGAAGCGCCCGGACCAATTATTTCCTCAGCTGGACGGATCCCTGGATCTTTGACATGCCGTATCTGTTCGGGTTCGATGTTTACAGGGAGGAGCGCGACAGGTATAACAAGACCGGCTGGGGTTATGACGAAAGAAGGATGGGCGGCTCTCTCCGGCTGGGCAAGGAGATAACCGATGAGCTCAGCACGGGGCTTATTTACAATCTTGAGGAGGTCAAGATATCCAATGTTGACAGCAACGCCACCAACGCCCTGAGGAGAGAGCTTGGGGAGAACTGGCTGAGCAGACTTACCTGGAATACTTCCTACGACATCAGGGACAATAAGTATTCTCCCACGAAAGGTTTGGTAGCCACGCTTTCACTGGAGAACGCAGGAGGTTTCCTCGGAGGCGACAAGGATTTCGTTAAGGGATACGGCAGCATTAGCTGGTACCACAGCATAATTGAGCAGGTGGTCCTGGAACTCAGACTACGCGGGGGCGGGGTCGAGCCTTACGGCGATTCCGATGAAGTGCCGATCTACGAGAGGTTCTTCGCCGGCGGCGCCACGACGATACGCGGATACAAGCAGAGGGGAGTCGGCCCGAGGGATAAGGGAACCAATGCGGCCCTCGGCGGCAGGGCGCTTCTTATAGGTAACGCCGAGGTCACTTTCCCGATATGGAAGAACCTTGTCAAGGGAGCCGTTTTCTACGATATAGGTAACGTCTGGGAAAAGTTCGATTTTTCAGGAACAAAGGATGACACGGGGTTCAAGTCCGGTACAGGTGTGGGTGTAAGGGTAAAGACCCCCATCGGACCGGTTAAGCTCGATTACGGTTTTCCTCTGAGCGACAACTATGACGATAAGAAGGAAGGCCAGTTCTATTTCAGCGTGAGCCACGGGTTCTAA
- the lpxB gene encoding lipid-A-disaccharide synthase — MEKNILIIAGEASGDVRGGELLSELGPLLEKARFWGFGGDNMSACGVEIIEHVRDLSMVGLVEVLRKLPSVHAHYRKITTQVLERKPDLAILIDYPGFNLKTAKFLHRQGIPVIYYIIPQVWAWGAWRLGAIKEHVSKALVLFDFEQKLLEDNGIDAVFVGHPLVDEAPREGSGESKGKTVALLPGSRENEVHSMLPVMLDAAEKINSSCDDTRFILAESANIPESTYSEMTSVHGSLDLERVRNDTFGCLARSDFAIVTSGTATLETAIMEKPMIITYKASVITELFYKILRRVPFLGLVNIIAGRQVVPELLQAEATAGNLSAKTLEILSDNTRMESIRKDLAEVKRHLGEKGASRRAAEEIKRFIDENIS; from the coding sequence ATGGAAAAGAACATCTTGATAATAGCCGGAGAAGCTTCCGGTGACGTAAGAGGAGGGGAGCTTCTATCTGAACTTGGGCCTCTTCTGGAGAAGGCGCGTTTCTGGGGGTTTGGCGGGGATAATATGTCCGCGTGCGGGGTCGAGATCATCGAACATGTCCGGGACCTTTCCATGGTAGGCCTCGTGGAGGTTCTCAGGAAGCTGCCGAGCGTGCACGCCCATTACCGCAAGATCACCACGCAGGTCCTTGAAAGGAAGCCGGACCTTGCCATACTCATAGACTATCCCGGGTTCAACCTGAAAACAGCGAAATTCTTGCACCGCCAAGGGATACCTGTCATCTATTACATAATACCCCAAGTATGGGCCTGGGGAGCCTGGCGGCTTGGTGCTATCAAAGAACATGTATCGAAAGCACTTGTCCTGTTCGATTTCGAGCAGAAACTTCTTGAGGATAACGGGATAGACGCGGTTTTTGTGGGGCACCCACTGGTGGACGAGGCTCCCAGAGAAGGATCTGGTGAGAGCAAAGGCAAAACTGTCGCTCTTCTTCCCGGGTCCAGGGAGAACGAGGTCCACAGCATGCTGCCCGTTATGCTTGATGCGGCGGAAAAGATAAATTCATCGTGCGATGATACAAGGTTCATCCTGGCCGAAAGCGCGAATATCCCCGAAAGTACATACAGTGAGATGACCTCAGTTCACGGTTCGCTGGACTTGGAAAGGGTGAGGAACGATACTTTCGGGTGCCTGGCGAGGAGCGACTTCGCGATCGTAACTTCCGGAACCGCCACGCTGGAGACGGCGATCATGGAAAAACCCATGATCATAACTTATAAAGCTTCCGTCATAACAGAGCTATTCTACAAGATCCTCAGGCGGGTCCCGTTTCTGGGGCTGGTCAACATAATCGCAGGGCGCCAGGTCGTGCCGGAATTGCTTCAGGCAGAGGCCACTGCCGGTAATCTTTCCGCGAAGACACTTGAGATACTATCAGATAATACTAGGATGGAAAGTATCAGAAAAGACCTCGCCGAAGTCAAGCGCCATCTCGGAGAAAAAGGCGCTTCGCGCCGCGCCGCCGAAGAGATCAAGCGGTTTATCGACGAAAATATAAGTTGA
- the dnaB gene encoding replicative DNA helicase: protein MIPKSLIEKVPPQNAEAESAVLGSMLLDSEAIARGIELLEEAAFYSQANRKIFSSIVALYDNNEAVDMVTLIEQLKKQDLLDEVGGPSYVAELANSIPTAANIEHYAKIVREKFLLRSLINTATKIVSEGYESSCEAEELLDRAERLIFDITSSRKREMHVSAMKDIVKESIETIDHLYQRKENITGIPTGFHDFDVMTAGLQRSDFIVLAGRPSMGKSALAISMMEYAGVVEKIPCAYFSLEMSKDQLAQRMLCSIAGVNAHKVRTGFLSQNDWPELVKAAQKLSEAPIYIDDTPGISALELRAKARRLKSKHDIKMLIIDYMQLMRGSFKSENRQQEISEISRSMKALARELDVPVIGISQLSRAVEQRQDHRPQLSDLRESGAIEQDADLVVLLLREEYYNPTEENKGQAEVIVAKQRHGPVGSIKLAFISEFTKFSNLSRIEEEEGF from the coding sequence ATGATTCCTAAGTCCCTTATCGAAAAAGTACCTCCTCAGAACGCGGAGGCCGAAAGCGCTGTTCTGGGCTCAATGCTCCTGGACAGCGAGGCTATCGCAAGGGGCATCGAGCTTCTTGAAGAAGCGGCGTTCTATTCGCAAGCCAACAGGAAGATATTCTCGTCCATAGTAGCTCTTTACGACAATAACGAAGCGGTCGATATGGTCACGCTCATCGAGCAGCTTAAGAAACAGGATCTTCTCGATGAGGTGGGTGGGCCTTCTTATGTCGCTGAACTAGCCAATAGCATACCTACCGCCGCCAACATAGAACATTACGCAAAGATAGTACGGGAAAAATTCCTGCTCAGGTCCCTTATAAACACCGCCACGAAGATAGTTTCCGAAGGGTATGAGTCCTCCTGCGAGGCGGAGGAGCTTCTTGACAGGGCCGAGAGGCTTATCTTCGACATAACCAGCAGCAGGAAGCGCGAGATGCATGTCTCGGCGATGAAGGATATCGTCAAGGAGAGCATCGAGACGATAGATCACCTCTACCAGAGAAAAGAGAACATTACCGGTATCCCTACCGGTTTCCATGATTTTGACGTGATGACGGCGGGCCTGCAGAGATCCGATTTCATCGTACTTGCGGGACGCCCCTCCATGGGTAAAAGCGCTCTGGCGATATCCATGATGGAATACGCGGGCGTGGTCGAGAAGATCCCCTGCGCGTATTTCAGCCTGGAGATGTCCAAGGATCAGCTGGCTCAGAGGATGCTCTGTTCGATAGCCGGGGTCAACGCCCACAAGGTGAGAACCGGGTTCCTTTCGCAGAACGACTGGCCGGAACTGGTCAAGGCCGCCCAGAAACTCTCCGAGGCGCCCATCTACATCGACGATACTCCCGGGATAAGCGCTCTTGAGCTCCGCGCCAAGGCCAGGAGGCTCAAGTCCAAGCACGATATTAAGATGCTCATCATAGACTACATGCAGCTCATGCGGGGCTCTTTCAAATCGGAGAACCGCCAGCAGGAGATATCGGAGATCTCAAGATCGATGAAGGCGCTGGCCAGGGAGCTGGATGTGCCGGTTATAGGGATAAGCCAGCTTTCCAGGGCGGTCGAGCAGCGGCAGGACCACAGGCCCCAGCTTTCGGACCTCAGGGAGTCGGGTGCCATAGAACAGGACGCGGACCTGGTCGTACTGCTCCTGCGCGAGGAATACTATAATCCCACCGAGGAGAACAAGGGGCAGGCGGAAGTCATCGTGGCCAAGCAGCGCCACGGTCCCGTGGGCAGCATAAAACTCGCGTTCATATCGGAGTTCACCAAATTCAGCAATTTATCCAGAATAGAAGAGGAAGAAGGGTTCTGA